Proteins encoded in a region of the Inquilinus sp. KBS0705 genome:
- a CDS encoding Gfo/Idh/MocA family oxidoreductase, with translation MTEKKESTVENSSRRDFIKKSSLAAAGIMIVPRFVLGGTGYTAPSDMLNVAGVGAGGKGESDIANFAKSGKANIAFLCDVDDRRAAKSRASFPKAKYYKDWREMYDKEHKNFDAVSVSTPDHNHALIAYHAMQLGKHVYVQKPLTHDIWEARLLTDAAKKYKVVTQMGNQGASNDGTRLMSEWYDADLIGDVHTVYCWTNRPVWPQGIQWPTTKAEVPKELDWNLWLGTAPYKDYVDKLVPFNWRGWWDYGTGALGDMGCHLVEAPFRVLGIQYAKDVQASVGSVYVDEFKQGHFPESCPPSSHITLTFPKTDKTKGDVTLHWMDGGIQPERPSELGASEKWGGEEGNGTLFIGTKGKMYASTYSDAATLLPKDLTASAKAPQKYSRVPGGANGHYAQWVEGCLAGYGKTELSSSFDKAGPLTEALLMANLAVRGHELKGGTIKLLWDNSAMKVTNFDDVNQYIKREYTKGFELKA, from the coding sequence ATGACTGAAAAGAAAGAATCTACTGTAGAAAATTCCTCAAGGCGGGATTTTATAAAGAAAAGTTCGTTAGCTGCGGCAGGTATCATGATCGTTCCGCGCTTTGTATTGGGCGGCACAGGTTATACCGCGCCAAGCGATATGCTTAATGTAGCTGGTGTAGGTGCAGGTGGTAAAGGCGAAAGCGATATTGCCAATTTTGCAAAAAGTGGCAAGGCAAACATCGCGTTCCTTTGCGATGTTGACGACCGCCGCGCTGCAAAATCAAGGGCATCGTTCCCTAAAGCCAAGTATTATAAAGACTGGCGCGAAATGTATGATAAAGAGCACAAGAATTTTGATGCCGTATCTGTTTCAACCCCCGATCATAACCACGCTTTAATAGCTTATCATGCTATGCAACTGGGCAAGCACGTTTATGTGCAAAAACCGTTAACGCACGATATCTGGGAAGCGCGTTTATTGACCGATGCCGCTAAAAAATATAAAGTGGTAACTCAAATGGGTAACCAGGGTGCATCAAATGATGGCACACGCTTAATGTCTGAATGGTATGATGCCGATTTGATTGGCGATGTACATACCGTTTACTGCTGGACAAACCGCCCCGTATGGCCACAAGGCATACAATGGCCAACCACTAAGGCCGAAGTGCCAAAAGAGCTGGATTGGAACCTGTGGTTAGGTACCGCGCCTTATAAAGATTATGTAGATAAATTAGTGCCGTTTAACTGGCGCGGATGGTGGGATTACGGTACCGGTGCCTTAGGCGATATGGGCTGCCACCTGGTAGAAGCTCCGTTTAGGGTACTGGGCATACAATATGCTAAAGATGTACAGGCCAGTGTGGGTAGTGTTTATGTCGATGAATTTAAACAAGGCCACTTCCCTGAAAGCTGCCCTCCGTCAAGCCACATTACTTTAACTTTCCCTAAAACCGATAAAACAAAAGGCGATGTTACCCTGCACTGGATGGACGGTGGCATACAGCCCGAAAGACCATCCGAATTAGGCGCAAGCGAAAAATGGGGCGGCGAAGAAGGTAACGGAACATTGTTTATAGGTACAAAAGGAAAAATGTATGCCAGCACCTATTCTGATGCTGCTACATTACTACCAAAAGATCTTACCGCAAGTGCAAAAGCTCCACAAAAGTATAGCCGTGTGCCGGGTGGCGCAAATGGCCACTACGCGCAATGGGTTGAAGGTTGTTTGGCTGGCTATGGTAAAACTGAGCTAAGCTCGTCTTTTGACAAAGCTGGCCCGCTTACCGAAGCATTGCTGATGGCTAACCTTGCAGTACGCGGCCACGAATTAAAAGGCGGTACAATTAAATTGCTTTGGGATAACTCGGCAATGAAGGTAACCAACTTTGACGATGTTAACCAGTACATAAAACGCGAATACACTAAAGGGTTTGAGTTAAAGGCTTAA
- a CDS encoding gluconate 2-dehydrogenase subunit 3 family protein, which produces MNRRDAISRVGLILGGTVIGAELFISSCKSGSSVNTDDLFAKDTTAFLNEVGETILPETSTPGAKAANVGGFMAVMVRDCYTADDQKIFKKGVSELDEASKKKFNKTFLEADAKQRTELLTELDKEQKEFNKTKKPEDPNHYFTMMKQLTLLGYFTSEVGATKALRYLPVPGKYDGNYPYKKGDKAWALS; this is translated from the coding sequence ATGAATAGAAGAGATGCGATAAGCAGAGTTGGTTTGATATTAGGGGGTACGGTGATAGGAGCCGAGCTTTTTATATCAAGCTGTAAATCGGGCAGCTCGGTTAATACCGACGACCTGTTTGCAAAAGATACCACCGCTTTTTTAAACGAGGTGGGCGAAACCATACTTCCCGAAACATCAACACCCGGCGCTAAGGCAGCCAATGTAGGTGGTTTTATGGCAGTAATGGTACGCGATTGCTACACAGCCGATGACCAAAAAATATTTAAAAAGGGCGTTAGCGAATTGGATGAAGCCAGCAAAAAGAAGTTTAACAAAACTTTTTTAGAGGCTGATGCCAAACAACGTACCGAATTGCTTACCGAACTGGATAAAGAGCAAAAGGAATTCAATAAAACCAAAAAGCCCGAAGACCCTAACCACTACTTTACAATGATGAAGCAACTAACTTTGTTAGGCTACTTCACATCCGAAGTTGGGGCCACCAAGGCATTGCGTTATTTGCCGGTACCCGGTAAGTACGATGGCAATTACCCATACAAAAAGGGCGACAAAGCCTGGGCATTGTCCTAA
- a CDS encoding Gfo/Idh/MocA family oxidoreductase has protein sequence MGMIGGGKDAFIGAIHRIAANMDGQIELVCGALSMHPDVAQESGKMLFLEPNRIYNTYDEMFKAEASQPADKRMDFVTIVTPNFAHFAPAMQALENGYNVVIEKPVTFTLDEAKQLKQKVEETGLMLLLTHTYSGYPMVKEAKQLIKSGALGKVRKVYAEYIQGWLSKLSEREGNAQAAWRTDPKKSGKSGCMGDIGTHAAHLSEYITGLKITQLCASLNIVVEGRMLDDDGAILLRFEDNATGTLIASQIAAGEENALKIRVYCENGSLEWAQQEPNTLIVRWLDKPAEILRAGSGYAGRLSSYATHNCRTPGGHPEGYLEAFGNLYRNFALSLSAKIEGVTPQPEWLDFPGIDDGVRGMAFIDNVVASHQSNEKWTDYKV, from the coding sequence ATGGGCATGATAGGCGGCGGTAAAGATGCCTTTATAGGGGCTATTCACCGTATTGCAGCTAACATGGACGGCCAGATTGAATTGGTTTGCGGCGCCTTAAGCATGCACCCCGATGTAGCGCAGGAAAGCGGCAAAATGCTGTTTCTTGAACCAAACCGCATTTACAACACCTATGATGAAATGTTTAAGGCCGAGGCGTCACAGCCGGCTGATAAACGGATGGATTTTGTAACCATAGTAACCCCAAACTTTGCCCACTTTGCCCCGGCAATGCAGGCTTTAGAGAATGGCTACAACGTTGTAATAGAAAAACCCGTAACCTTTACCCTTGATGAAGCTAAACAGCTAAAGCAAAAGGTAGAAGAAACCGGCTTAATGTTGTTGCTTACACATACCTATTCGGGCTACCCAATGGTAAAAGAGGCTAAGCAATTAATAAAAAGCGGCGCTTTGGGTAAAGTACGTAAAGTATATGCCGAATATATACAAGGCTGGTTAAGCAAACTATCCGAGCGCGAAGGCAATGCACAGGCTGCATGGCGTACCGATCCAAAAAAATCGGGGAAAAGCGGTTGTATGGGCGATATTGGCACGCATGCTGCTCATTTATCAGAATACATCACCGGCTTAAAAATTACCCAGCTTTGCGCATCGTTAAACATAGTGGTTGAGGGCCGTATGCTGGATGATGATGGTGCTATACTATTACGTTTTGAAGATAATGCTACCGGCACTTTAATAGCATCGCAAATTGCAGCGGGCGAAGAGAATGCCCTAAAAATACGTGTATACTGCGAAAACGGCAGCTTAGAGTGGGCACAGCAGGAACCAAATACCCTTATAGTAAGATGGCTGGATAAACCTGCCGAAATTTTACGCGCGGGGAGTGGCTATGCAGGTCGCCTGTCAAGCTATGCTACGCATAACTGCCGTACACCGGGCGGCCACCCCGAGGGTTACCTGGAGGCATTTGGCAACTTATACCGCAATTTCGCTTTATCATTAAGCGCTAAGATAGAAGGTGTTACACCGCAGCCCGAGTGGCTGGATTTCCCGGGAATAGATGATGGGGTTAGGGGCATGGCATTTATTGATAATGTTGTGGCTTCGCACCAGAGTAACGAAAAGTGGACCGATTATAAAGTATAA
- a CDS encoding sugar phosphate isomerase/epimerase: protein MTTIKGPAIFLAQFIGDEAPFNSLESICKWASDLGYKGVQLPTNDARFIDLQKAAESKTYADEIKGIVNAAGLEITELSTHLQGQLVAVNPAYDSLFDAFAPKELHGNPAERTKWAVQQLKYAAKASQNLGLNAHVTFSGALIWHMVYPWPQRPAGLVETAFTELGKRWEPILNVFDENGIDLCYEIHPGEDLHDGVTYEMFLDKVNNHKRACLLYDPSHFVLQAMDYLEYIDIYHERIKMFHVKDAEFNPTGRQGVYGGYQNWIDRAGRFRSLGDGQVDFKSIFSKLTQYDYKGWAVLEWECALKHPEDGAREGAQFIKDHIIRVTERAFDDFAASGSDEAFNKSLIGI, encoded by the coding sequence ATGACTACCATTAAAGGACCTGCTATATTTTTAGCACAGTTTATTGGCGATGAGGCACCGTTTAACAGCCTCGAATCTATTTGCAAATGGGCAAGTGATTTGGGTTACAAAGGTGTTCAGCTGCCAACAAACGATGCCCGGTTTATCGACTTGCAAAAAGCTGCCGAAAGCAAAACCTATGCCGACGAAATAAAAGGTATAGTAAATGCCGCCGGTTTAGAAATAACCGAGCTATCTACACACCTGCAAGGGCAATTAGTAGCCGTAAACCCGGCCTATGACAGCCTATTTGATGCTTTTGCCCCAAAAGAACTGCATGGCAACCCTGCCGAAAGAACCAAATGGGCGGTACAGCAATTAAAGTATGCTGCAAAAGCATCGCAAAATTTAGGCTTAAATGCGCACGTAACTTTTAGTGGCGCGCTGATATGGCATATGGTTTACCCGTGGCCGCAGCGCCCCGCCGGGTTGGTTGAAACCGCATTTACCGAACTGGGTAAACGCTGGGAGCCTATACTTAACGTGTTCGACGAGAATGGGATAGACCTTTGTTATGAGATACACCCGGGCGAAGACCTGCACGACGGCGTAACCTACGAGATGTTTTTAGATAAGGTAAACAACCACAAACGCGCTTGTTTACTTTACGATCCGTCGCATTTTGTATTACAGGCAATGGATTACCTGGAGTACATTGATATTTACCACGAGCGCATAAAGATGTTCCACGTAAAGGATGCCGAATTTAACCCTACCGGCAGGCAGGGTGTTTATGGTGGCTACCAAAACTGGATAGATCGCGCGGGCCGTTTCCGTTCGTTAGGCGATGGGCAGGTAGATTTTAAATCGATATTTAGCAAACTAACCCAGTACGATTACAAGGGCTGGGCAGTATTAGAATGGGAATGCGCGCTTAAACACCCGGAAGATGGTGCACGCGAAGGCGCCCAGTTTATAAAAGATCATATCATCAGGGTAACTGAGCGTGCCTTTGACGATTTCGCGGCCTCAGGCAGCGACGAAGCGTTTAATAAATCATTAATAGGAATATAA
- a CDS encoding c-type cytochrome yields the protein MKKFFIVLGISVALAACGGPKPGESDQSEADSAKATDQSAVAHNSDAAQDTAVNNIGTDKASGTPSNKGASLIAGSDCATCHKEHEKVIGPAFADVAKKYTSADEEKLAKKIISGGSGNWGNIAMTPHPDLKLDDAKEMVKYILSVK from the coding sequence ATGAAAAAGTTTTTTATCGTATTGGGCATAAGTGTAGCATTGGCAGCATGTGGGGGCCCTAAACCAGGTGAGTCAGACCAATCAGAAGCAGATAGTGCAAAAGCAACCGACCAGTCTGCTGTAGCACATAATTCAGACGCGGCACAAGATACCGCCGTAAACAATATAGGTACCGATAAGGCATCTGGCACACCATCAAACAAAGGTGCAAGTTTAATAGCAGGCAGCGATTGCGCCACCTGCCACAAAGAGCACGAAAAGGTAATAGGGCCTGCGTTTGCAGATGTAGCTAAAAAATACACATCGGCCGACGAAGAAAAACTGGCTAAAAAAATAATATCAGGCGGTAGCGGTAACTGGGGCAACATAGCCATGACACCACACCCCGACCTGAAATTAGACGACGCCAAAGAAATGGTGAAGTATATTTTATCAGTAAAATAA
- a CDS encoding MFS transporter — MTVTTRVKLSTMMFLEFFIWGAWFVTMGTYLGKTLGATGVQNGSAYATQSWGAIIAPFIIGLIADRFFSAQKVLGILHLTGAALLYYITTIPNFDGFFPIILAYMIVYMPTLALVNSVSFKQMANPSKEFPPIRVFGTAGWIIAGLTIGWLGWEQSNSLVLTFKMASIASLILGVLSFTLPSTPPAKKGQKTTMSDIMGLDSIGLLKNKSYLTFFLASVAICIPLAFYYNFTNPFLNEVGMKAAAGKQSMGQISELVFMALMPLFFVRLGVKKMLAVGMLAWVLRYIFFAYGDTGSNYWMLIAGIVMHGICYDFFFVTGQIYTDNLAGERFKSAAQGFITLATYGVGMLIGSYISGPIVDKYKISATAHNWTTIWLIPAGIAALVFLVFVIFFKDTNQIQNKTGLDIEEPKGRLEV; from the coding sequence ATGACCGTAACAACACGCGTTAAGTTATCTACTATGATGTTCCTGGAGTTTTTTATCTGGGGCGCATGGTTTGTAACAATGGGCACGTACCTGGGCAAAACATTGGGCGCAACGGGCGTTCAAAATGGTAGTGCCTATGCCACACAATCGTGGGGGGCTATTATAGCACCTTTTATTATTGGCCTTATTGCCGATAGGTTTTTTTCGGCCCAAAAGGTTTTGGGTATTTTACATTTAACAGGTGCGGCGTTGTTGTACTACATCACCACTATACCAAATTTTGATGGATTTTTCCCTATCATTTTAGCTTACATGATCGTTTACATGCCTACTCTGGCATTGGTAAACTCGGTGTCGTTTAAGCAAATGGCTAACCCAAGTAAGGAGTTCCCGCCTATTCGTGTATTTGGCACAGCAGGCTGGATAATTGCAGGTTTAACCATTGGTTGGTTAGGTTGGGAGCAAAGTAATTCACTGGTATTAACGTTTAAAATGGCCTCTATCGCCTCGTTAATATTGGGTGTGTTAAGCTTTACGCTGCCATCAACGCCTCCGGCTAAAAAAGGTCAAAAAACCACCATGAGCGATATTATGGGTTTAGATTCGATAGGTTTATTAAAAAATAAGTCGTATTTGACGTTCTTTTTGGCATCGGTGGCAATTTGTATACCGCTGGCGTTTTACTACAACTTTACTAACCCTTTTTTAAACGAGGTAGGTATGAAAGCCGCCGCGGGTAAGCAATCAATGGGGCAAATATCCGAGCTGGTGTTTATGGCCCTTATGCCTTTGTTTTTTGTACGCCTTGGCGTTAAAAAAATGCTGGCTGTTGGTATGCTAGCCTGGGTATTACGCTATATCTTCTTTGCTTATGGCGATACCGGTTCAAATTACTGGATGCTGATAGCAGGTATAGTTATGCACGGCATATGTTACGATTTCTTCTTTGTGACGGGCCAAATTTACACCGATAACCTGGCCGGCGAACGCTTTAAAAGCGCCGCGCAGGGTTTTATCACATTAGCCACTTATGGCGTGGGTATGCTAATAGGCTCGTACATATCGGGCCCTATAGTTGATAAATACAAAATATCGGCAACCGCCCATAACTGGACAACCATTTGGCTGATACCTGCAGGTATAGCTGCCTTAGTGTTCCTGGTATTTGTTATCTTTTTTAAAGACACTAACCAAATTCAAAATAAAACCGGTTTAGATATCGAAGAACCTAAAGGAAGATTAGAGGTATAA
- a CDS encoding TIM barrel protein, producing MATNRRSAIKNMLAGTAAIGAAGMLSSFTTSAENEVEMDGKLKGNINHSVSHWCYGDIPMEEFCIAAKEIGIKGIDLCGPKDWPILKKYDLWSPICNGAEIGLNEGFNDKKYHSTLIKQYSDMIPLVAAAGYTNLICFSGSRRGMDDETGLKNCIEGLKPLLALAEKHKVVLTMELLNSKIDHKDYMCDHSAWGADLAKRLDSENFKLLFDIYHMQIMEGDIIRNITDHHQYIAHYHTGGIPGRNEIDDTQELFYPAVMRAIVATGYKGYVGQEFVPKQKDKIGSLRKAIQICDV from the coding sequence ATGGCAACAAACAGAAGATCGGCAATAAAAAATATGCTGGCAGGCACCGCAGCCATTGGCGCGGCAGGTATGCTGTCATCATTTACCACATCCGCAGAAAACGAAGTTGAAATGGATGGAAAATTAAAAGGGAACATTAACCACTCGGTATCTCATTGGTGCTACGGCGACATTCCTATGGAAGAGTTTTGTATTGCTGCCAAAGAGATAGGCATTAAAGGTATTGACCTTTGCGGCCCTAAAGATTGGCCAATTCTTAAAAAGTACGACCTATGGTCGCCTATTTGCAATGGTGCCGAAATAGGGCTTAACGAGGGTTTTAACGATAAAAAATACCACAGCACCCTTATAAAGCAATACAGCGATATGATACCGCTGGTTGCAGCAGCAGGTTATACCAACCTGATATGCTTTAGTGGCAGCCGCCGCGGTATGGACGATGAAACCGGGTTAAAAAACTGTATAGAAGGTTTAAAACCGCTTTTAGCCTTAGCCGAAAAACATAAAGTAGTGTTAACAATGGAACTGCTGAATAGCAAAATTGACCATAAAGACTATATGTGCGACCACAGCGCATGGGGTGCAGACTTGGCCAAAAGGCTGGATTCGGAAAACTTTAAGCTGTTGTTTGATATTTACCATATGCAAATTATGGAGGGCGATATCATCCGCAACATTACCGACCATCACCAGTATATTGCCCACTACCATACAGGCGGTATACCAGGCCGTAACGAAATTGACGACACACAAGAGCTGTTTTATCCCGCGGTAATGAGGGCTATTGTGGCAACGGGTTACAAAGGCTATGTAGGCCAGGAATTTGTGCCTAAACAAAAAGATAAGATCGGGTCGTTGCGCAAAGCAATTCAAATTTGCGACGTTTAA
- a CDS encoding sugar phosphate isomerase/epimerase, which produces MTSRRTFLAQAGLVSAGMVLAPGLLSAQTKNGVGLQLYSLRDELPKDVKGVIAKVAKAGYSEVETFGYSKQNGFWGLSAKEFSALLKANGLKTPSGHYGLDEFFGSGKMDEFDSYIEAALATGQTYIVVPSLDHKFIQTAADFRTIADKLNKAAEICKTHGLKLGYHNHNFEWKETEGTTFYDTILDHTDPRLVSMEMDIYWVVRAGHDPVKIFEKHPGRFAMVHIKDMDKGNNELNTEIGNGTINFANILSKARVAGIQHYIVEQENFTNIDPYKSIAKSSKYLKNSLHI; this is translated from the coding sequence ATGACAAGCAGAAGAACTTTTTTAGCACAGGCGGGCCTTGTATCTGCCGGAATGGTGCTTGCACCGGGTTTATTATCGGCCCAAACTAAAAACGGCGTTGGCCTGCAACTATATAGCTTGCGCGACGAATTACCTAAAGATGTTAAAGGCGTAATTGCCAAAGTAGCCAAAGCTGGTTACAGCGAGGTAGAAACCTTTGGTTACTCAAAACAAAACGGCTTTTGGGGACTAAGCGCCAAAGAATTTAGTGCATTGCTAAAGGCTAACGGCCTTAAAACACCAAGCGGCCACTACGGGCTTGACGAGTTTTTTGGTAGCGGCAAAATGGACGAGTTTGATAGCTATATTGAAGCTGCCCTGGCTACCGGCCAAACCTATATTGTAGTACCATCATTAGATCATAAGTTTATACAAACCGCTGCCGATTTCAGGACCATTGCCGATAAACTGAACAAAGCTGCCGAAATATGCAAAACACACGGTTTAAAGCTGGGCTACCACAATCATAATTTTGAGTGGAAAGAAACCGAAGGCACTACCTTTTACGATACCATACTTGACCATACCGACCCGCGCTTAGTAAGCATGGAAATGGACATTTACTGGGTGGTACGCGCAGGCCACGATCCGGTTAAGATATTTGAAAAACACCCCGGCCGTTTTGCTATGGTGCACATTAAGGATATGGACAAAGGCAACAATGAGCTGAATACCGAAATAGGCAACGGCACCATTAATTTTGCCAACATATTAAGCAAGGCACGCGTAGCGGGCATACAGCATTATATTGTTGAGCAGGAAAACTTTACCAATATCGATCCTTATAAAAGTATAGCCAAAAGCAGCAAGTACCTTAAAAACTCGTTGCATATATAA